Proteins co-encoded in one Euleptes europaea isolate rEulEur1 chromosome 1, rEulEur1.hap1, whole genome shotgun sequence genomic window:
- the TEN1 gene encoding CST complex subunit TEN1, with product MMLPDAAKYHFPWEVNLASVPEGKTLRTFGRLHSYDLVSSKAILTAQHSSVQHHISVCTKFVEPFQAQLGSLYIVLGETELGDETIKLVLKARVFTCVEGINLPMLEKAILEQRKYFQEREK from the exons ATGATGCTACCTGATGCAGCAAAGTATCACTTTCCTTGGGAGGTAAACTTGGCATCGGTCCCTGAAGGGAAGACTCTCAGAACATTTGGCAG GTTACACTCCTATGATTTGGTCAGCTCCAAAGCCATTTTAACAGCTCAGCACAGTTCAGTTCAGCACCACATCTCCGTCTGTACCAAGTTTGTGGAACCATTCCAGGCCCAGCTTGGGTCTCTGTACATTGTCCTGGGGGAAACTGAACTTGGGGATG AGACCATT AAGTTGGTCCTGAAGGCCCGAGTGTTTACATGTGTGGAAGGAATAAACCTACCAATGTTGGAGAAGGCCATATTGGAACAGAGAAAATATTTCCAGGAGAGAGAGAAGTAA